From a single Fulvivirga ulvae genomic region:
- a CDS encoding pinensin family lanthipeptide, whose protein sequence is MRDKKKLKINDLKVKSFVTSMKEVRGGAVPTFNVDCPYFKTQPKTCIESVNWCWTP, encoded by the coding sequence ATGAGAGATAAGAAAAAGCTTAAAATTAATGACTTGAAAGTGAAGAGCTTCGTGACCTCTATGAAAGAGGTACGTGGCGGAGCAGTACCCACCTTTAACGTGGACTGCCCTTATTTCAAAACCCAGCCTAAAACTTGTATTGAATCGGTGAATTGGTGCTGGACTCCATAA
- a CDS encoding pinensin family lanthipeptide codes for MKNSKKQKATLKTLQVKSFVTSVKNQNVLRGGTCLEPTLVGPECEA; via the coding sequence ATGAAAAACAGTAAAAAACAAAAAGCCACATTGAAAACGTTACAAGTTAAAAGTTTCGTGACTTCGGTTAAAAATCAAAATGTGCTAAGAGGCGGAACCTGCCTTGAGCCTACTTTAGTAGGCCCTGAGTGCGAAGCTTAA
- a CDS encoding AI-2E family transporter codes for MEKDIKKIKNILSVLLAFLFVYLLSILSSLLIPLALALFIAILLQPVLSWFESKRWPFPLSLTVVSVSSLGVLWLLGMLFYRTGVNIIRQKEYLLNQVSIKLDEALVWINNLPGIEIQSRDLVDIISGVMSYDWLIKSSGQFAGILGDFTGTFFMTAIYLIGFLGGILKYEQYIHYLEEGSTDNDKSMLKGFEQVKSSIVTYMKVKFFVSFLTGLGYFIICWAFGIKFSFFWGFLAFLLNFIPTVGSIIATIPPLLFGLIQFSSIGMVGLLIILLMAVQIIMGNVVEPRITGSSLSLNTIVVILGLVFWGYLWGITGMILSVPLLVLTKVILSQLPDAQLLVRLMGSRTEQPSSPVPATAEDQQE; via the coding sequence ATGGAGAAGGATATCAAGAAGATCAAGAACATTTTATCCGTGCTACTGGCGTTTTTATTCGTTTATCTCCTTTCAATACTATCATCTTTACTAATCCCTCTGGCATTGGCACTTTTCATTGCCATATTACTGCAACCGGTTCTATCCTGGTTTGAAAGTAAAAGATGGCCTTTTCCCTTAAGCCTTACGGTGGTTTCAGTTAGCAGTCTGGGAGTTTTATGGCTGCTGGGGATGTTGTTTTACAGAACTGGCGTAAACATAATAAGGCAGAAGGAGTATCTGCTTAACCAGGTAAGTATCAAACTTGATGAGGCACTGGTGTGGATCAATAACCTGCCTGGCATTGAGATTCAATCCAGAGATCTGGTTGACATCATTTCAGGTGTTATGAGCTACGACTGGCTGATAAAATCTTCGGGGCAATTTGCAGGAATTCTTGGCGATTTTACAGGCACATTTTTTATGACAGCCATATACCTAATCGGTTTTCTCGGGGGCATACTTAAGTACGAACAGTATATCCATTACCTCGAAGAAGGCTCTACAGACAATGATAAAAGTATGCTGAAAGGCTTCGAGCAGGTAAAGTCTTCAATAGTCACTTATATGAAAGTTAAGTTTTTCGTCAGTTTTCTCACCGGCTTAGGCTATTTTATCATTTGCTGGGCTTTCGGCATTAAGTTTTCCTTCTTTTGGGGTTTTCTTGCCTTTCTTCTCAACTTTATTCCAACCGTGGGCTCCATTATTGCGACCATCCCTCCATTGTTATTCGGCCTGATCCAATTTTCTTCAATAGGCATGGTTGGCCTTCTCATAATCCTTTTGATGGCTGTTCAAATAATAATGGGTAATGTGGTTGAGCCGAGGATCACTGGCTCAAGCCTTTCACTTAATACTATTGTGGTAATACTCGGTCTGGTTTTTTGGGGGTATCTATGGGGTATTACGGGCATGATCCTTTCGGTACCACTATTGGTACTGACCAAGGTGATACTTTCTCAATTACCGGATGCTCAGCTACTTGTCAGGCTTATGGGCAGCCGCACCGAGCAACCTTCTTCTCCTGTGCCTGCTACTGCAGAAGATCAACAGGAATGA
- a CDS encoding PAS domain-containing sensor histidine kinase, protein MSSWRLNKVFFEHTSDTIAIANNRGKILYVNPSFERVSGYERAEIEGKPIDTIHSDETFSNAYWENVKELDESKNIFRKVFVNRKRNGNYFYLDTKIILYNSSAAKTRNYILIGTDITNVLEQTQRIGLLEVELQKSNQTLDTLLYKSSHDLRAPITTIQGLLNLARTDVNDDKLLNYLDMIVQSTSRLDSLLVDLRKLSWIHANRFSVQEINFEELVRSILEDLSRFIPVSEINIVVDVKVKKKHFYSKYLINRILRNLIDNACRYRYDRNTEKHMVVIGIEEVDSELHFFIQDNGRGIKEEAQERLFEMFYKAEAVSNRNGLGLHIARAAVEKLKGRIELSSAYNKGTKVKVTLP, encoded by the coding sequence GTGAGTAGTTGGCGATTAAATAAAGTCTTTTTTGAACATACCTCTGATACAATAGCCATTGCTAATAACAGAGGAAAAATACTCTATGTCAACCCGTCTTTTGAGCGTGTTTCTGGATACGAGAGGGCTGAAATTGAGGGTAAGCCGATAGATACAATTCATTCAGATGAAACTTTTTCAAATGCTTATTGGGAGAATGTAAAAGAGCTTGATGAAAGCAAAAATATTTTTCGAAAGGTTTTTGTTAATAGAAAGAGAAACGGCAATTACTTTTATCTGGATACTAAAATCATACTTTATAACTCATCCGCTGCAAAAACCAGGAACTATATTTTAATAGGAACGGATATTACAAATGTGCTGGAGCAAACACAGCGGATCGGCCTGTTAGAAGTGGAGTTGCAAAAATCAAATCAAACACTTGATACCCTGCTATACAAGTCATCGCATGACCTCCGGGCTCCGATTACAACCATCCAGGGATTACTTAACCTGGCCAGAACAGATGTGAATGATGACAAGCTTCTCAACTATCTGGATATGATTGTTCAAAGCACCTCCAGGCTCGATTCACTTTTGGTGGACCTCAGAAAGCTGTCATGGATTCATGCCAATCGGTTTTCAGTGCAGGAGATTAACTTTGAGGAGCTTGTACGAAGTATCCTGGAAGACCTGTCACGTTTTATACCTGTAAGTGAGATTAATATCGTAGTTGACGTAAAGGTTAAAAAGAAACATTTTTACAGCAAATACCTTATTAACAGAATATTACGCAACTTAATAGATAATGCCTGCCGCTATCGCTACGACAGGAATACTGAGAAGCATATGGTGGTAATAGGCATTGAGGAAGTGGACAGTGAATTGCATTTTTTTATTCAGGACAATGGCAGAGGTATTAAGGAAGAAGCTCAGGAGAGACTTTTTGAAATGTTTTATAAGGCGGAAGCCGTTTCAAACCGGAACGGGCTGGGCTTACATATAGCAAGGGCCGCAGTTGAAAAGCTGAAAGGGCGGATAGAACTTTCAAGTGCTTACAATAAGGGGACAAAAGTTAAGGTCACTTTGCCTTAA
- the mnmA gene encoding tRNA 2-thiouridine(34) synthase MnmA — translation MKRVVVGMSGGVDSSVAAYLLKEQGYDVIGMFMKNWHDDSVTISKECPWLEDSNDAMIVAQKLGIPFQAIDLSEEYKKRIVDYMFDEYQKGRTPNPDVLCNREIKFDIFLKAAMRLKADYIATGHYCRKGVTEDGGKTIYQLLAGKDPNKDQSYFLCQLTQDQLSKALFPIGELQKSEVRRIAKEQDLITADKKDSQGLCFIGKVRLPEFLQQKLEPKKGVVVEVPAEASTFKNSATQMELNGTSPEILQKMSATYQYQLNDGKIVGEHNGAHYYTIGQRKGLNIGGTPKPLFIIETDTNENIIYTGQGEDHPGLYRKGLLIKPGDIHWIREDLAMCTGDSQTTYKVRIRYRQDLETAALFMREEGLYIIFDKLQKAIASGQFAAWYHEDELIGSGVIS, via the coding sequence ATGAAAAGAGTAGTAGTAGGTATGTCGGGCGGTGTGGATAGCAGTGTTGCCGCTTACTTGTTAAAAGAGCAAGGTTATGACGTCATAGGAATGTTCATGAAAAACTGGCATGATGACAGTGTAACCATAAGTAAGGAGTGTCCATGGCTTGAGGATAGTAATGATGCGATGATCGTTGCCCAAAAATTAGGTATTCCTTTTCAGGCCATCGATCTTAGCGAGGAGTACAAAAAGCGTATCGTTGATTACATGTTTGACGAATACCAGAAAGGAAGAACACCCAATCCGGATGTGCTCTGCAACAGAGAGATCAAATTTGACATATTCTTAAAGGCTGCAATGCGTTTAAAAGCAGATTATATTGCCACCGGACATTATTGTAGAAAAGGAGTGACCGAGGATGGTGGAAAAACAATTTATCAACTGCTTGCAGGCAAGGATCCTAATAAAGACCAAAGCTACTTTCTTTGCCAGCTCACTCAGGATCAGTTATCCAAAGCACTGTTTCCCATAGGTGAGCTTCAAAAGTCGGAGGTAAGAAGGATAGCCAAAGAGCAAGACCTCATCACCGCGGACAAAAAAGACAGCCAGGGGTTATGTTTTATAGGCAAAGTTCGACTTCCTGAGTTTCTTCAGCAGAAGTTAGAGCCCAAAAAAGGTGTAGTGGTAGAGGTTCCGGCAGAGGCCAGTACTTTTAAAAACAGTGCAACTCAAATGGAACTTAACGGAACATCGCCTGAGATCCTCCAAAAGATGAGTGCTACCTATCAGTATCAGCTCAATGATGGCAAAATAGTGGGTGAGCATAACGGAGCACATTACTATACGATAGGCCAGCGCAAAGGTCTGAATATAGGAGGCACACCGAAGCCGCTGTTTATTATTGAGACGGATACCAACGAGAATATTATCTACACAGGGCAGGGAGAGGATCATCCGGGACTTTACAGAAAAGGTTTACTAATAAAACCCGGAGACATTCATTGGATACGGGAGGACCTGGCAATGTGTACTGGCGACTCGCAAACCACCTACAAGGTACGCATAAGATATCGTCAGGACCTTGAAACGGCAGCGTTGTTTATGAGAGAAGAAGGCTTGTATATTATATTTGACAAGCTTCAAAAAGCCATAGCATCAGGACAATTTGCTGCCTGGTACCATGAAGATGAACTTATAGGTTCAGGCGTAATTAGTTAG